A segment of the Desulfofundulus kuznetsovii DSM 6115 genome:
GGCGCAGGCCGTTGATATCAACCCCTGCGGGGGCTTTAATCTCCGGGCTCCGGGTCCTGATGATATTTAAATAATGGTAGTTTTGCGGGCTTTGCTCATTGGCGCGATAATTGACGCTCAGGCTGTCGGACATGATCAGGGTAAAGGTCTGGCCGTTTAGTTCCCGGGGCAATAAAGCAGTGCCACCTAAAGCTTTAATTAAGGAGTTGGCCTTTTGTACATCAAGGGTAAAGCTAACCCTTCCCCCCGGCTGAAGTTCAATATTTCTTGCGGCAATGTCCTCATAACTGTAACCGGTAAATCTGAGGATCAGGCAGGTCCTATCCCTGGGCGGCAGCTGTTCCAGCACTTCCCTGACCAGAGCCGCCTCCTGGCGGCGGAAAACTTTTTCTTCCGGACATTCCCGGAAGGTCTCCTGGCCCGGCTCAACCCGCGCTTCCCGCAAACGGCGCCTCTTTTCGCTCCGGAGAAAGTTATAGGCCAGGTTGGCCGCCACTCTAGAAAGCCAGCCGCCGGGGTTATCCAG
Coding sequences within it:
- a CDS encoding sigma-70 family RNA polymerase sigma factor is translated as MSQKRNPRCYIGEGARKGGAPIANLETVTNEEVPWERQFCQIYDTHYHQILRQVNCLLGDRALAEDVAQEVFLKFYSCPPSQLDNPGGWLSRVAANLAYNFLRSEKRRRLREARVEPGQETFRECPEEKVFRRQEAALVREVLEQLPPRDRTCLILRFTGYSYEDIAARNIELQPGGRVSFTLDVQKANSLIKALGGTALLPRELNGQTFTLIMSDSLSVNYRANEQSPQNYHYLNIIRTRSPEIKAPAGVDINGLRQALLSLPAIPEPVRRQLAAIEDWQGTLVIPDSDRRVKKVSINGTPGIYVSRNYSREQSGFILWQKDGILTIVDGNLSFKELQKVAASLR